DNA sequence from the Syntrophorhabdaceae bacterium genome:
TCTTCGGCGAGGGAGATGTCAATGCGCGATTGGTCTTTGTCGGTGAAGCGCCGGGAGAGGAAGAGGATATCCAGGGAAGACCATTTGTAGGGAGAGCGGGCAAGCTCCTCGACCAGCTTATCGAGAGAATCGGCCTTGGCAGAAGCGATGTCTATATCTGTAACGTCCTGAAATGCAGGCCGCCGGGCAACAGGGACCCCGAGGAGCGGGAACGGGAGTTATGCAAGGAATATCTCTTTACGCAGCTTGAGCTCATCAATCCGAAGATCATCTGCACTCTTGGCCGCCATGCCTACAATACGCTGCTTGGCGTTGACGAGCGGATCACCAGGGTCCGGGGCGTGTTGACGAGCTATCGCGGAACACCCCTGCTTCCTACGTATCATCCATCGTTTCTTCTGCGCAACCAGGGCAAGATCAAGGAGGCCTGGGAAGACATGGAAAAACTGAAACAACTCCTGAGAGAATAAAAACCACGCCTTAACTTCCTGAAGGCATACAAACGAACATCGACTTCTCCCTGAAGCTGAGCTACCAACAATACAGCACGGTTTGGGTACCCTGCTTTTTACCTCCCGCCTTTTCGTTCCATCCTGGGTGCCGCCTCCCTGGATGGCACATCCCTGTTTGCCGCGTATGCCTGCATGCTCTCCTTCTTCGGCGATTGGGCCTGGACTGTTACCGAAGGGGCCTTGGCGGGCGGCTGTGTTTGCGGTGCAACTGAGCGAGCTTTTGTCGCCGGCTGTGTTTTCGGTGTCACTGCAGGAGACCCTGCGGCAGGGAGCGTTCGGGACGTCGCCGGCGAGGTCTGCACTCTCATGGATGTTGCCGACTTCTGTTGCGCCCTCTGAGATGTTGCCGGCGGAGCCTGAACCCTTTGTGGCGCTACTGTCGGAGCCTGCACCTTGATTTGAGGGGATGATGGTCTTACCTGCTGCTGACGGGCAGAGATTTGAGAAGTATTTTTTGCCACGCCCGTTTTCCGTGTCGACATATCGGCGAAACGAGCAGGTACGGACGACTGCACCTGTTTTGCTGCCCCGGGAACACGCTGCTGTTCAGCGTTCATTGTTAATTGCTGCCGGGTAGCAGGGACAGGGGAAGACTTATTCCCCGTGTCGCTTTTTTGCGACTCTGTCCTTGTGGTGCGCGCGGACGCGGGTTGCCCTGTTGCGGGCGGGGTTTCTTTTACTGTATTCCTTACCTGCTTTCTGTTTCTTAATTCAGCGAGCCGCCTTGTCCTCTCCTCGGGCGTCACCTGCGATATCCTTTGCATGGGCTGGTTTCCCGTTGCAGGTCTTTCCTGACGCATCCCTGATGGAATATTATTCTTTTGCTGAGGTGCATCAACCTTTTTCCCGTTCATCTGCCCGATCTGGCTCGCTGTGCCGGATGGTTTCGCTGTGGTATTCGTCCGGTTTCGGATCTGTGTTGCGGGATTATCCTTTCTGAATGTCTTCATTTCCTGATTAGCGATCCTTGACGGCGGCCGGTTTGCCTGCGGTATATCTTTGATGACAGGCATGAAGGTTGCCTTTTCCGGCTTTATTTCCGGAGCACCCATGATCCTCTTTTCTTTCAGAAAAATATTTTCATTTGTGGTCATCTTCACCGGCCTGCCGGTTATGAAGGTATCCCGATGCAGCGTGGTGACGGCGTGATCCACGTGTACGTTTTTATACACGGTACGGCTCATCGTAATGTTCTGTATGGTTACATTTTTTACATTGACGCTGTGAGGACCATAACTGCCATGACCATAGTATATCTCTCCCGGCGCAAGTGGCACCCATGATACATATGTTGGGGTATAGACCCACCCAACATACCCCGGACCCCAGTATGCAAAACCTCTGCGAGGGGGTACCCAGCACCATCCTCTTTTGTTGATGAATGCCCATCTGCCATAATGATATGGCGCCCATCCCCACGGTTCATAGGATATCCATACGTAATTACCACGCATCCACACCCACCGGCCGACCTTGTAAGGAGACC
Encoded proteins:
- a CDS encoding uracil-DNA glycosylase is translated as FGEGDVNARLVFVGEAPGEEEDIQGRPFVGRAGKLLDQLIERIGLGRSDVYICNVLKCRPPGNRDPEERERELCKEYLFTQLELINPKIICTLGRHAYNTLLGVDERITRVRGVLTSYRGTPLLPTYHPSFLLRNQGKIKEAWEDMEKLKQLLRE
- a CDS encoding FecR domain-containing protein, with protein sequence MKYYIALLCIVCAIALPSPGHTADPGNIYLRFLEGDVQVKTEDAKEWLPASINMPLTDNDQIWVPDNGRAELFLKNGTVVRFDRDTYLEILASGDKPARFYLGTGRVYGNVIVGKGNTVVFETPTASFSAYARSVFRIDVPENEDSIASVFQGELYADLGKGQMKISAGERIVLGKNAQYPVLAKLVAADEWEQWNKQRDREFSTPESGNATAYLPDELRSYSYDLGRNGQWVYEQEYGYVWTPTVVVVQNWSPYKVGRWVWMRGNYVWISYEPWGWAPYHYGRWAFINKRGWCWVPPRRGFAYWGPGYVGWVYTPTYVSWVPLAPGEIYYGHGSYGPHSVNVKNVTIQNITMSRTVYKNVHVDHAVTTLHRDTFITGRPVKMTTNENIFLKEKRIMGAPEIKPEKATFMPVIKDIPQANRPPSRIANQEMKTFRKDNPATQIRNRTNTTAKPSGTASQIGQMNGKKVDAPQQKNNIPSGMRQERPATGNQPMQRISQVTPEERTRRLAELRNRKQVRNTVKETPPATGQPASARTTRTESQKSDTGNKSSPVPATRQQLTMNAEQQRVPGAAKQVQSSVPARFADMSTRKTGVAKNTSQISARQQQVRPSSPQIKVQAPTVAPQRVQAPPATSQRAQQKSATSMRVQTSPATSRTLPAAGSPAVTPKTQPATKARSVAPQTQPPAKAPSVTVQAQSPKKESMQAYAANRDVPSREAAPRMERKGGR